Proteins from a genomic interval of Luteibacter pinisoli:
- a CDS encoding antitermination protein NusB, translated as MDQFAIFASERAGFFVGWGTLSLINAGLAQGKNRSGLVWWLLSLILGPIGTLILVVMPKVRTKLF; from the coding sequence ATGGACCAATTCGCCATCTTCGCCAGTGAACGTGCTGGTTTCTTCGTCGGCTGGGGCACCCTCTCGCTGATCAACGCCGGCCTGGCCCAGGGCAAGAACCGCAGCGGCCTGGTCTGGTGGCTGCTCTCCCTCATCCTGGGCCCCATCGGCACCCTGATCTTGGTCGTTATGCCCAAGGTTCGTACGAAGCTGTTTTGA
- a CDS encoding ParA family protein, producing MLTTLVASSKGGCGKTTLVTQLATHWAQAGKHTAIIDADRQHSSLRWAGRRPENVPGVTAIEGSRRAFDRLSDDIQRVIVDTPAGVDEKDMEPYLDKADVILVPVLPSSFDLDATMDFLKILQGIPRVKRGKLPVALVGNRLKPWTNASQQAMADLAGQSPFPVVAELRDSQAYVLLTALGKGIFDYHSENVRGHQDDWAKLLRWIKRST from the coding sequence ATGCTTACGACGCTCGTGGCTAGCAGCAAGGGTGGTTGCGGCAAGACGACGCTGGTGACCCAGCTCGCGACCCATTGGGCACAGGCCGGCAAGCACACGGCCATCATCGATGCGGACCGGCAACACTCCAGCCTGCGCTGGGCCGGCCGCCGCCCTGAGAACGTCCCCGGCGTCACCGCCATCGAAGGTAGCCGCCGCGCCTTCGACCGTCTCTCCGACGATATCCAGCGGGTGATCGTCGATACCCCCGCCGGCGTCGACGAAAAGGACATGGAGCCTTACCTCGACAAGGCCGATGTCATCCTGGTCCCCGTTCTGCCGTCGTCCTTCGACCTCGACGCGACCATGGATTTCCTCAAGATCCTGCAAGGCATCCCCCGGGTAAAGCGTGGCAAGCTGCCCGTGGCCCTGGTCGGCAATCGCCTGAAGCCGTGGACGAACGCCAGCCAGCAAGCCATGGCCGATCTTGCCGGACAATCGCCCTTCCCGGTGGTGGCCGAGTTACGTGATTCGCAGGCTTACGTCTTGCTCACGGCGCTCGGTAAGGGCATCTTCGACTATCACTCGGAAAACGTGCGCGGACACCAGGACGACTGGGCGAAACTTCTTCGCTGGATAAAGCGAAGCACCTGA
- a CDS encoding SixA phosphatase family protein, with the protein MRELILLRHAEAETATAGKDDRERKLTQHGKNEARAAGEWLASHDVHYDRILCSPSERTRETAALALGQVEPQFEPAIYDATVGDLYDLLDEQSDAERVVLVGHNPGIEQLVAFLVEGRSEDYRGMPPGGMARLSIGDKLEPGKAKLETFWSPPN; encoded by the coding sequence ATGCGCGAACTCATTCTCCTGCGTCATGCCGAGGCGGAAACCGCCACGGCAGGTAAAGACGACCGCGAGCGAAAACTCACCCAGCACGGCAAGAACGAAGCCCGCGCCGCCGGCGAGTGGCTCGCCAGCCACGACGTCCATTACGACCGCATCCTCTGCTCCCCATCCGAGCGCACCCGCGAAACCGCGGCGCTGGCGCTGGGCCAGGTCGAGCCCCAGTTCGAACCCGCCATCTACGACGCCACCGTGGGTGACCTGTACGACCTCCTCGATGAGCAGAGCGACGCCGAGCGTGTCGTCCTCGTCGGTCACAATCCCGGCATCGAGCAGCTGGTAGCCTTCCTCGTCGAAGGTCGCTCCGAGGATTACCGCGGCATGCCGCCCGGTGGCATGGCCCGCCTGTCCATCGGCGACAAGCTCGAGCCCGGCAAGGCCAAGCTCGAAACCTTCTGGTCTCCACCCAACTAG
- a CDS encoding YceI family protein, producing MRLLLSAIALLLSAAPLYAAELRIDPVRSKAEFSVRLLWVTSVAGSFQGIRGDLTTDPATATAVVRADIDTENIQMESARLRRWVLAPEFFDAEHHPRIHFVSQATPLVLLSHGGEVTGELTIRGVTRPVTFRLLANRCPPESMAGCVLQLQGIIDRTDFGMLGRRGALSDRVNLGMAIVIEAM from the coding sequence ATGCGCCTCCTGCTGTCGGCGATCGCCCTGCTCCTCTCAGCGGCGCCTTTGTACGCCGCTGAACTGCGCATCGATCCGGTGCGCTCCAAGGCCGAGTTCAGCGTGCGCCTGCTCTGGGTCACTTCGGTCGCAGGCAGCTTCCAGGGCATCCGCGGGGATCTCACCACCGATCCGGCCACCGCCACGGCGGTGGTCCGGGCCGACATCGACACCGAGAACATCCAGATGGAATCCGCGCGCCTGCGCCGCTGGGTGCTGGCGCCGGAGTTCTTCGATGCGGAACACCACCCGCGCATCCACTTCGTTTCCCAGGCCACGCCGCTGGTCCTGCTCAGCCATGGTGGCGAAGTCACCGGCGAGCTGACCATCCGCGGCGTCACCCGTCCGGTCACCTTCCGGCTCCTGGCCAACCGCTGCCCGCCCGAGTCCATGGCCGGCTGCGTCCTGCAGCTGCAGGGCATCATCGACCGCACGGATTTCGGGATGCTTGGCCGCCGCGGCGCGTTGTCAGACCGCGTGAACCTCGGCATGGCCATAGTTATCGAGGCAATGTAA
- a CDS encoding phospholipase D family protein, which translates to MRRLLLLLILAATLATGGCSLSAARIQKADAVVALTVDRQSTCAQPDHCALPSVLVDAALEANAASTPDKPVHVATLLEDGETALAARVNLIRAARQTIDVQTYIWEQDDAGKLVLDELIAAARRGVRVRILADQLFSFRDPGLLAVLARASDNIEIRLYNPTFYSARTPPLEFAAGIVCCFFHFNQRMHNKLIVIDDLIGITGGRNYEDRYFDWDPAFDYVDRDVMVGGPAAKAMGASFDQFWVHKRAVPLTHLRDVNSELVADTDDLKRWAPPTYDNPERVTELLEHAEDAGWVDERLVRATLRLNRVEYLSDLPGKTDDPKRREARTLTRHIMGLVRNAKSEIVLQTPYLVMSKPAKKIFSNLHKQPDPPRVVVSTNSLASTDAFAVYAMSYKHRKRYLIDYGFEIYELKPHPANADRDALEGPTTDIITPPINRPVGSGGGDRRPTRAERSRAAGTSGPSESAGFLSAGRRYGPGARHRPAPLLTEGVRFGLHAKSIVVDDTFAMVGTHNFDPRSDHYNTESGVIIYDKRFSDRLRGSIMQDTEPGNAWVIGPRQKTIPVLSEINEFIGDVSERLPFFDLWPFRYATSYDLKPGCIPMRWTDPKFFECYEPVGDFPEVDVSLKMIYTRMITAFGSASSGIL; encoded by the coding sequence ATGCGCCGCCTCCTCTTGCTCCTGATCCTTGCCGCCACGCTGGCGACGGGCGGCTGTTCGCTCTCGGCGGCGCGCATCCAGAAAGCCGATGCGGTGGTGGCCCTCACCGTCGACCGGCAGTCCACCTGCGCCCAGCCGGACCATTGCGCCCTGCCCTCGGTGCTGGTCGATGCGGCGCTGGAAGCCAACGCCGCCTCCACCCCGGACAAGCCCGTGCACGTGGCCACGCTGCTGGAAGACGGCGAGACCGCGCTGGCCGCGCGCGTGAACCTGATCCGCGCCGCCCGCCAGACCATCGACGTGCAGACCTACATCTGGGAGCAGGACGACGCCGGCAAGCTGGTGCTCGATGAACTGATCGCCGCCGCCCGCCGTGGCGTCCGCGTGCGGATCCTCGCCGACCAGCTGTTCTCCTTCCGCGACCCGGGCCTGCTCGCGGTGCTGGCGCGCGCCAGCGACAACATCGAGATCCGCCTCTACAACCCCACCTTCTACAGCGCGCGCACGCCGCCGCTGGAATTCGCCGCCGGCATCGTCTGCTGCTTCTTCCACTTCAACCAGCGCATGCACAACAAGCTGATCGTCATCGACGACCTGATCGGCATCACCGGTGGGCGCAATTACGAAGACCGCTATTTCGACTGGGACCCGGCGTTCGATTACGTGGACCGCGACGTCATGGTCGGCGGCCCCGCCGCCAAGGCCATGGGCGCCAGCTTCGACCAGTTCTGGGTGCACAAGCGCGCGGTGCCGCTGACCCACCTGCGTGACGTCAACAGCGAGCTGGTGGCCGACACCGACGACCTCAAGCGATGGGCGCCACCCACCTACGACAACCCCGAACGCGTGACGGAACTGCTCGAGCACGCCGAGGACGCGGGTTGGGTCGACGAGCGACTGGTCCGCGCGACGCTACGACTCAACCGCGTGGAATACCTCTCCGACCTGCCCGGCAAGACGGACGACCCGAAACGCCGCGAGGCGCGCACGCTTACCCGGCACATCATGGGCCTGGTGCGTAACGCGAAAAGCGAGATCGTGCTGCAGACGCCGTACCTGGTGATGAGCAAGCCGGCGAAGAAGATCTTCAGCAACCTGCACAAGCAGCCGGATCCGCCGCGCGTCGTCGTCTCCACCAACTCGCTGGCGTCCACCGACGCCTTCGCGGTGTACGCCATGTCGTATAAGCACCGTAAGCGCTACCTCATCGATTACGGCTTCGAGATCTACGAACTGAAGCCGCACCCGGCCAACGCCGACCGCGACGCGCTGGAAGGGCCGACCACCGACATCATCACGCCGCCGATCAACCGGCCGGTGGGCTCGGGAGGCGGCGATCGCCGCCCGACCCGCGCGGAGCGTTCGCGTGCCGCCGGCACGTCGGGTCCGTCGGAAAGCGCCGGCTTCCTGTCCGCCGGCCGCCGCTACGGCCCCGGCGCACGCCATCGCCCCGCGCCGCTGCTTACCGAAGGCGTGCGCTTCGGCCTGCATGCCAAGTCCATCGTGGTGGACGACACCTTCGCCATGGTCGGCACGCACAACTTCGACCCGCGCTCGGACCACTACAACACCGAGTCCGGCGTGATCATCTACGACAAGCGTTTCTCGGATCGGCTGCGCGGCTCGATCATGCAGGACACCGAGCCCGGCAATGCGTGGGTGATCGGCCCGCGGCAGAAGACGATCCCGGTGCTGTCGGAGATCAACGAATTCATCGGTGACGTCTCCGAACGCCTGCCGTTCTTCGACCTGTGGCCGTTCCGCTACGCCACCAGCTACGACCTGAAACCCGGCTGCATCCCGATGCGCTGGACGGATCCGAAGTTCTTCGAATGCTACGAACCGGTCGGCGACTTCCCCGAAGTGGATGTGTCGCTGAAGATGATCTACACCCGCATGATCACCGCGTTCGGCTCAGCCTCTTCCGGCATCCTGTAG
- a CDS encoding energy transducer TonB produces the protein MLALRTSTSLSAIGLLIGIAGTSFLTALTYERAPATRRLAEVVMPGSAKDLLSQPPSRRTPAATPPERLRTRAVVDLAAHPVIHRAAATAAAAEPAAEPLVPVYMPSPRYPMEALRAHREGQVVLSVTVTPQGDVTAVAVGRSSGDPSLDDAAEEAVRNWRFAAADRAPRYTSDLPIRFELTDPL, from the coding sequence ATGCTCGCACTTCGTACCAGTACCTCGCTTAGCGCCATCGGTCTGCTCATCGGCATTGCCGGGACGAGCTTCCTGACGGCGCTTACCTACGAACGCGCACCGGCCACGCGCCGCCTGGCCGAAGTGGTGATGCCAGGCAGTGCGAAGGACCTGCTGTCCCAGCCGCCGTCGCGGCGCACCCCCGCGGCCACGCCGCCGGAGCGCCTGCGCACGCGTGCCGTCGTCGACCTGGCCGCGCACCCGGTGATCCATCGCGCCGCGGCCACGGCCGCAGCGGCCGAGCCGGCAGCGGAGCCGCTGGTGCCGGTGTACATGCCGTCGCCGCGTTACCCGATGGAAGCCCTGCGCGCGCATCGCGAAGGCCAGGTGGTGCTGAGCGTTACTGTCACCCCGCAGGGTGATGTCACCGCCGTGGCGGTAGGCCGTTCCAGTGGCGATCCGTCGCTGGATGATGCGGCGGAGGAGGCGGTGCGTAACTGGCGTTTCGCCGCGGCCGATCGTGCGCCGCGCTATACGTCGGATTTGCCGATTCGCTTTGAGCTGACCGATCCGCTCTGA
- a CDS encoding acetyl-CoA C-acetyltransferase, with the protein MEKSQKRVGVVGGVRIPFCRNNTAYADVGNFGMSVKVLGSLVEKFGLHGVELGEVAMGAVIKHSSDWNVAREAVLSSGLAPTTPGITTARACGTSLDNAIIIANKIATGQIEAGIAGGSDTTSDVPIVYGQKFRKRLLALNRAKSLKEKFQVATRGFSLKELKPSFPGVAEPRTGKSMGDHCESMAKEWHIGRVEQDELALASHKKLGAAYDAGFFDDLVVPFRGLKRDGFLRADSTLEKLSSLKPAFDKTSGQGTLTAGNSTGLSDGAAAVLLASEDWAAARGLAIQAYFLDAEVSAVDFVHGEGLLMAPTVAVPRMLKRHGLTLQDFDFYEIHEAFAAQVLCTLRAWESEDYCRNRLGLDAPLGSIDPAKLNINGSSLAAGHPFAATGARIVATLAKMLEQKGSGRGLISICTAGGMGVTAILERP; encoded by the coding sequence ATGGAAAAGTCGCAAAAGCGCGTGGGTGTGGTCGGTGGTGTCCGCATTCCCTTCTGTCGCAACAACACCGCGTATGCGGATGTCGGCAACTTTGGCATGTCGGTCAAGGTGCTCGGGTCGCTGGTTGAAAAGTTCGGCCTGCACGGCGTGGAGCTGGGCGAAGTGGCGATGGGTGCGGTGATCAAGCACTCGTCGGACTGGAACGTGGCCCGCGAGGCCGTCCTGTCATCGGGCCTGGCCCCGACGACGCCGGGCATCACCACGGCGCGCGCCTGCGGCACCTCGCTGGATAACGCGATCATCATTGCCAACAAGATCGCCACCGGGCAGATCGAGGCGGGCATCGCCGGCGGCTCGGACACGACCAGCGACGTGCCCATCGTCTACGGCCAGAAGTTTCGCAAGCGCCTGCTGGCGCTGAACCGTGCGAAGAGCCTGAAAGAGAAATTCCAGGTCGCCACGCGCGGCTTCTCGCTGAAGGAACTGAAGCCCTCCTTCCCGGGCGTGGCCGAGCCGCGCACGGGCAAGTCGATGGGCGACCACTGCGAGAGCATGGCGAAGGAATGGCACATCGGCCGCGTGGAGCAGGACGAGCTCGCGCTCGCCAGCCACAAGAAGCTCGGTGCCGCCTACGACGCCGGTTTCTTCGACGACCTGGTGGTGCCGTTCCGTGGCCTCAAGCGCGATGGTTTCCTGCGCGCGGATTCCACGCTGGAGAAGCTCTCGTCGCTGAAGCCGGCGTTCGACAAGACCTCGGGCCAGGGCACGCTCACCGCGGGTAACTCCACGGGCCTGTCCGATGGCGCGGCGGCGGTGCTGCTGGCCTCGGAAGACTGGGCCGCCGCGCGTGGCCTGGCCATCCAGGCGTACTTCCTCGATGCCGAAGTGTCGGCGGTGGACTTCGTGCATGGCGAAGGCCTGCTGATGGCGCCGACGGTGGCGGTGCCGCGCATGCTGAAGCGCCACGGCCTCACGCTGCAGGATTTCGACTTCTACGAAATCCACGAAGCGTTTGCCGCCCAGGTGCTGTGCACGCTGCGTGCATGGGAATCCGAAGACTATTGCCGCAACCGGCTGGGCCTCGACGCCCCGCTGGGATCGATCGATCCGGCAAAGCTCAACATCAACGGTTCCAGCCTCGCGGCGGGCCATCCGTTCGCGGCCACGGGTGCGCGAATCGTGGCCACGCTGGCGAAAATGCTGGAGCAGAAAGGGTCGGGCCGTGGCCTGATCTCGATCTGCACCGCCGGTGGCATGGGTGTCACGGCGATCCTCGAACGTCCCTGA
- a CDS encoding sensor domain-containing protein — MRLPASPDELAPADWPAFIHARAPAMVAYVGTDQRFRYASPAYCAWMGLGDAPVEGRTLRELIPAALYERIEPGVVAALAGSTMITDRELRREDVERFAQASFSPDVDDEGNVRGAFVVLADISDRRALEARLKESERRFSQAFRHAAIGMALVMPDGRWLQVNDAICGMLGYAEDELLALSFQDITHPDDLVADLGLLQQVLDGERASYHMEKRYLHREGHIVHALLTVSLVRDERSEPLYFVSQVQDISERKAFEDALFRERELAEVTLKSIGDAVITTDPELMVTSLNPIAEAMTGWSTHEAVGRPMDDIFQLRDPLTRRPIANPLRTAVQKNTIIGLTTDAILVHRNGFDSPIEDSAAPIHDHAGNVVGGVVVFHDVSETRALALKMAHLAHHDTLTGLPNRALLQSRMEFAVTVATRRRQRCALLFVDIDHFKQINDSLGHAAGDALLQEVARRIRSAVRADDTVSRLGGDEFVVLLPHVDDAVDATDVAEKVLQACNEAIGLEASALAISFSIGISLFPDDAYDAESMLRNADTAMYEAKMQGRNGYRFFNPSMNERNTARVRIEVELRKALARNELSLHYQPKVDVDLGTIVGAEALLRWQVDGEDIYTPEQFIPVAEDCGLIVPIGEWALREACRQTREWSQTYRPLSVSVNVSALQFQHTRFFESMQAILVETGLHPTLLELEVTERTVMEGGDHIADLLHRIKAEGVSLSLDDFGTGYCSLAYLKHFPVDTLKIDRAFIRDVAWDNDSAAIVSAIIAMGKGMNKMVLAEGVESVEQASFLGNAGCTQMQGFLFGRAVPARDFEARIAQVDQGLRLA, encoded by the coding sequence ATGCGCCTCCCCGCTTCACCCGACGAGCTCGCCCCGGCTGACTGGCCCGCCTTTATCCATGCACGCGCGCCCGCCATGGTGGCGTACGTCGGCACGGACCAGCGGTTCCGTTACGCCAGCCCGGCGTACTGCGCGTGGATGGGCCTGGGCGACGCGCCGGTGGAAGGCCGCACGCTGCGCGAACTGATTCCTGCCGCGCTGTACGAGCGCATCGAGCCAGGCGTCGTCGCCGCGCTCGCCGGCAGCACGATGATCACCGACCGCGAACTGCGCCGCGAAGACGTCGAGCGCTTCGCCCAGGCCAGCTTCTCGCCGGATGTCGACGACGAAGGCAACGTGCGCGGCGCCTTCGTGGTGCTCGCCGATATCTCCGACCGCCGCGCGCTCGAAGCGCGCCTGAAGGAAAGCGAGCGGCGTTTCTCGCAGGCCTTCCGCCACGCCGCCATCGGCATGGCGCTGGTGATGCCCGACGGCCGCTGGCTGCAGGTAAACGACGCCATCTGCGGCATGCTCGGTTACGCCGAAGACGAACTGCTCGCGCTCAGCTTCCAGGACATCACCCACCCGGATGACCTCGTCGCCGACCTCGGCCTGCTCCAGCAGGTGCTCGATGGCGAACGCGCCTCGTACCACATGGAAAAGCGCTACCTGCACCGCGAGGGGCACATCGTCCATGCGCTGCTCACCGTCTCGCTGGTGCGCGACGAGCGCAGCGAGCCGCTGTATTTCGTCTCGCAGGTGCAGGACATCAGCGAGCGCAAGGCCTTCGAAGACGCGCTGTTCCGCGAGCGCGAGCTGGCCGAAGTCACGCTGAAATCCATCGGCGACGCGGTGATCACCACCGATCCCGAGCTGATGGTCACCTCGCTCAACCCCATCGCCGAAGCGATGACCGGCTGGTCCACGCATGAAGCCGTGGGCCGGCCGATGGACGACATCTTCCAGCTACGCGATCCGCTGACCCGCCGCCCCATCGCCAACCCGCTGCGCACGGCGGTGCAGAAGAACACCATCATCGGCCTCACCACCGATGCCATCCTCGTCCACCGCAATGGCTTCGACAGCCCGATCGAGGATTCGGCCGCGCCGATCCACGACCACGCGGGCAACGTGGTTGGCGGCGTCGTGGTGTTCCATGACGTCAGCGAAACGCGCGCGCTCGCGCTGAAGATGGCGCACCTCGCGCACCACGACACGCTCACCGGCCTGCCCAACCGCGCGCTGCTGCAGTCGCGCATGGAGTTCGCGGTGACGGTCGCCACGCGCCGTCGCCAGCGTTGCGCCCTTCTGTTCGTGGACATCGATCACTTCAAGCAGATCAACGACAGCCTCGGCCACGCCGCCGGCGATGCGTTGCTGCAGGAAGTCGCGCGACGCATCCGCTCGGCCGTGCGCGCCGACGACACCGTCAGCCGGCTCGGTGGCGATGAGTTCGTGGTGCTGCTGCCGCACGTGGACGACGCCGTGGATGCCACCGACGTGGCCGAGAAGGTGCTACAGGCGTGCAACGAGGCGATCGGCCTGGAAGCCTCGGCGCTGGCGATCAGCTTCAGCATCGGCATCAGCCTGTTCCCGGACGACGCCTACGACGCCGAATCCATGCTGCGCAACGCCGACACCGCCATGTACGAAGCGAAGATGCAGGGCCGCAACGGCTACCGCTTCTTCAACCCGAGCATGAACGAGCGCAACACCGCGCGCGTGCGCATCGAAGTGGAGCTGCGCAAGGCGCTGGCCCGCAACGAACTCAGCCTGCACTACCAGCCCAAGGTCGACGTGGACCTCGGCACCATCGTCGGCGCCGAAGCCCTGCTGCGCTGGCAGGTGGATGGCGAGGATATCTACACGCCCGAGCAGTTCATTCCCGTGGCCGAGGATTGCGGCCTCATCGTGCCGATCGGCGAATGGGCCCTGCGCGAAGCCTGCCGGCAGACCAGGGAATGGTCGCAGACGTACCGCCCGCTGTCCGTCTCGGTGAACGTCTCCGCGCTGCAGTTCCAGCACACGCGTTTCTTCGAATCGATGCAGGCCATCCTCGTCGAAACCGGCCTGCATCCCACGCTGCTTGAGCTGGAAGTGACCGAGCGCACGGTGATGGAAGGCGGCGACCACATCGCCGACCTGCTGCACCGGATCAAGGCCGAAGGCGTCTCACTCAGCCTCGACGACTTCGGCACCGGCTATTGCAGCCTTGCGTACCTGAAACACTTCCCGGTGGATACGCTGAAGATCGATCGCGCCTTCATCCGCGACGTCGCCTGGGACAACGACAGCGCCGCCATCGTCAGCGCCATCATCGCCATGGGCAAAGGCATGAACAAGATGGTGCTCGCCGAAGGCGTGGAAAGCGTCGAACAAGCCAGCTTCCTCGGCAACGCCGGCTGCACGCAAATGCAAGGCTTCCTCTTCGGCCGCGCCGTCCCCGCCCGCGACTTCGAAGCGCGCATCGCGCAGGTCGACCAGGGCCTCCGGCTGGCCTAA
- a CDS encoding GNAT family N-acetyltransferase has translation MSLYVRRASVEDADHIARWNIAMAWETEEKRLDPETIGRGVRAVFDEPRRGFYLVAELDGVAVGCLLVTYEWSDWRCGDFWWVQSVYVAQEARRAGVFRGMYHHVKAMAEGAGAVGLRLYVETENSRAQATYGGLGMERCHYFMYEAELKR, from the coding sequence ATGTCGCTTTACGTACGCCGCGCGTCGGTGGAAGACGCAGACCACATCGCCCGCTGGAACATCGCGATGGCGTGGGAGACGGAAGAGAAGCGGCTGGATCCCGAGACGATCGGCCGTGGCGTGCGCGCGGTGTTTGATGAGCCGCGTCGCGGGTTTTATCTCGTTGCGGAACTCGACGGTGTCGCGGTGGGCTGCCTGCTGGTCACGTATGAGTGGAGTGACTGGCGCTGTGGGGACTTCTGGTGGGTGCAGAGTGTGTATGTGGCACAGGAGGCGCGCCGGGCCGGGGTGTTCCGCGGGATGTATCACCATGTGAAGGCGATGGCGGAAGGGGCGGGGGCGGTGGGGTTGCGCCTATACGTGGAGACGGAAAACAGCCGGGCGCAGGCGACGTATGGTGGCCTTGGCATGGAGCGCTGCCACTACTTCATGTATGAAGCCGAATTGAAGCGTTAG
- the ntrC gene encoding nitrogen regulation protein NR(I), whose amino-acid sequence MSEIWIADDDRGVRFVLAEALRDAGHAVREFSAGDAVRAALEESRPALLVTDVRMPGENGLRLLEDLTRRNIGPVIVMSAFTDVATTAAAYRAGAADYLAKPFDLDHAVETVERALAAAREEVIVPAQRADAHALIGESAAMREVFRLIGRVAASDLNVLITGETGTGKELVARALHEESARAGKPYVALNTAAIPAELLESELFGHEAGAFTGATRRVAGRFEQADGGTLFLDEIGDMPLGLQTRLLRVLAGGEFYRVGGRELMHGNVRIIAATHQDLEARVLQGLFRADLKHRLDVVRIPLPSLRERRGDIPLLARHFLAQASVELNLPAKRFSRGALKLIEQRDYPGNVRELENLCRRLAVIAPGVEIQTADLGALPARETRSGEWTEALRLWAQDALAQGEADIHARARESMDKTLLQAALIATDGHRQQAAIALGVGRNTLTRKLGASRKRRPSTEL is encoded by the coding sequence ATGAGTGAGATCTGGATCGCCGACGATGACCGCGGCGTGCGCTTTGTGCTGGCCGAAGCCCTGCGCGATGCTGGGCATGCCGTGCGTGAGTTCAGCGCCGGTGATGCGGTACGTGCCGCGCTGGAAGAGAGCCGTCCGGCCCTGCTGGTGACGGACGTGCGCATGCCCGGCGAAAACGGCCTGCGCCTGCTCGAAGACCTCACCCGCCGCAACATCGGCCCGGTGATCGTCATGAGCGCCTTCACCGACGTGGCCACCACCGCCGCGGCGTATCGCGCCGGCGCCGCCGATTATCTGGCCAAGCCCTTCGACCTCGACCACGCCGTGGAAACCGTGGAGCGCGCACTGGCTGCCGCACGCGAGGAAGTGATCGTCCCCGCGCAGCGTGCCGACGCCCACGCCCTCATCGGCGAAAGCGCTGCGATGCGCGAAGTGTTCCGTCTGATCGGTCGCGTCGCCGCCAGCGACCTCAACGTGCTGATCACCGGCGAAACCGGCACCGGCAAGGAACTCGTCGCCCGCGCGCTGCATGAAGAAAGCGCCCGCGCCGGCAAGCCCTACGTCGCCCTGAACACCGCCGCCATCCCCGCCGAGCTGCTCGAAAGCGAACTGTTCGGCCACGAAGCGGGGGCCTTCACCGGTGCCACGCGTCGCGTGGCGGGCCGTTTCGAACAGGCCGATGGCGGCACGCTGTTCCTCGACGAAATCGGCGACATGCCGCTCGGTTTGCAGACACGCCTTCTGCGCGTGCTGGCCGGCGGCGAGTTCTACCGCGTGGGCGGGCGTGAGCTGATGCACGGAAACGTCCGCATCATCGCCGCCACGCACCAGGACCTGGAAGCGCGGGTGCTGCAGGGCCTGTTCCGTGCGGACCTGAAGCATCGCCTGGACGTGGTGCGCATTCCGCTGCCGTCCCTGCGCGAGCGGCGCGGTGATATCCCGCTGCTGGCCAGGCACTTCCTTGCCCAGGCCTCGGTGGAACTGAATCTCCCCGCGAAGCGCTTCTCGCGCGGCGCCCTGAAGCTGATCGAACAGCGCGACTACCCCGGCAACGTCCGCGAACTGGAAAACCTCTGCCGCCGCCTGGCGGTGATCGCCCCCGGCGTGGAAATCCAGACCGCGGACCTCGGCGCGCTGCCTGCCCGCGAAACCCGCAGCGGCGAGTGGACCGAAGCGCTGCGCCTGTGGGCGCAGGATGCGCTGGCCCAGGGCGAAGCGGACATCCACGCCCGCGCCCGCGAGTCCATGGACAAGACCTTGCTGCAGGCCGCCCTCATCGCCACCGACGGCCACCGCCAGCAGGCGGCGATCGCGCTGGGCGTGGGCCGCAATACGTTGACGCGTAAACTGGGTGCCTCGCGCAAACGGCGCCCCTCGACGGAACTCTGA